A single Synechocystis sp. PCC 7338 DNA region contains:
- a CDS encoding clan AA aspartic protease, which yields MGLVFADIQLSNPSQHQLQALTVNALVDSGAVHLCIPEHVQIQLQLETVDQKEVTLADGSHCLVPYVGPIKIKFENRIGFAGALVMGDQVLLGAIPMEDMDLIVIPSERRLSVNPNSPNIATSIAKAINEQITKKK from the coding sequence ATGGGCTTAGTGTTTGCCGATATTCAACTCAGTAATCCTAGTCAACATCAGTTACAAGCTTTAACCGTTAACGCTTTGGTAGACTCAGGGGCAGTACATTTATGTATTCCAGAGCATGTCCAAATTCAATTACAGTTGGAAACAGTCGATCAAAAAGAAGTAACACTTGCAGATGGTAGTCATTGCCTAGTTCCTTACGTTGGCCCGATTAAAATCAAATTTGAAAATCGTATTGGTTTTGCAGGAGCATTAGTTATGGGAGATCAAGTTTTGCTAGGAGCTATCCCCATGGAAGATATGGATTTGATTGTAATTCCCAGCGAAAGACGATTGTCGGTTAATCCCAATAGTCCTAATATTGCCACCTCGATCGCCAAGGCAATTAATGAGCAAATTACGAAGAAGAAATAG
- a CDS encoding Uma2 family endonuclease: MQLLTRKFTVEQYHQMAEQGILDHQEHLELIQGEIITMSPIGFRHAFVTTYLSNWFARQLGQKTIVYSQNPIQLNNKSQPQPDVALLKPVDDFYDYRLPGAEDILLLIEVADSSLTYDQTIKVPLYAQHQIPEVWLIDLTQNILQCYLEPEHNSYKNQRQFSPNQSLFPKAFPELELTLNRIFT, translated from the coding sequence ATGCAACTATTAACCAGAAAATTTACCGTTGAACAATATCACCAAATGGCAGAGCAGGGAATTTTAGATCATCAAGAGCATCTTGAATTAATTCAAGGAGAAATCATCACCATGTCTCCAATAGGCTTTCGTCATGCTTTTGTGACCACCTATTTATCTAATTGGTTTGCCCGTCAGTTAGGCCAAAAAACTATTGTCTACAGCCAAAACCCAATTCAACTTAACAACAAGTCTCAACCACAACCTGATGTAGCTTTGCTGAAACCCGTTGATGATTTTTACGATTATCGTCTACCTGGTGCAGAGGATATTTTATTGCTTATTGAAGTGGCAGATTCCAGTCTCACTTATGACCAAACCATTAAAGTACCCCTCTATGCTCAGCATCAAATTCCAGAAGTTTGGCTAATTGATTTAACCCAAAATATCTTGCAATGCTATCTTGAGCCAGAACACAATAGCTATAAAAACCAAAGACAATTTTCCCCTAACCAAAGTCTTTTTCCAAAGGCATTTCCTGAATTAGAACTAACCTTAAATCGTATTTTCACTTAA
- a CDS encoding type III-B CRISPR module-associated protein Cmr3, producing MYWYKVNPLDILLLRDAKPFTPGERAWAGSIFPPNGHTLAGAIRSLLPKDQTVTLTGPLLCREQTLYFPRPLGFVGKNPLLPLKWHPPDSPLKNQMLWDKTQPAPLAPLKPVSPADKKREEKRFRSWLPTEVMGKYLAQGQIEEEDWQRPDEEPEKPWVTESRPHNSIEAGTRQVKDSDGYFVENGIRLHKDWSLAIAVDRATHQQLQALPQPLSMRLGGEGHRVTLTYEPALDRQWQTLEALSEQNSKQQKTAIAYLMTPGIFERGQQGVATCRPYPWEWKLTHNNGPFISMATDRAVPISPRIRDRKRHHGRSIPGPQVFAAPPGTLYYLTHPQGLFADQDNAPKHLKQTRQLGYSQLLWVNVREV from the coding sequence ATGTATTGGTATAAAGTCAATCCCCTTGACATTCTTCTCTTGCGAGATGCTAAACCCTTTACCCCCGGTGAACGGGCCTGGGCTGGTAGTATTTTTCCGCCTAATGGTCACACCTTAGCTGGCGCCATTCGGAGTTTATTGCCCAAAGACCAAACCGTTACGCTAACTGGGCCATTATTATGTCGAGAACAAACTCTCTACTTTCCTCGCCCTCTGGGTTTTGTGGGCAAAAATCCCTTACTGCCTTTAAAGTGGCATCCCCCGGATAGTCCCTTAAAAAATCAAATGCTGTGGGATAAAACCCAGCCAGCCCCCTTAGCACCCCTAAAACCCGTTTCCCCAGCGGACAAAAAGCGGGAAGAAAAGCGATTTCGTTCCTGGCTACCGACTGAGGTGATGGGCAAGTATTTGGCACAGGGCCAGATTGAGGAAGAAGATTGGCAACGACCAGATGAAGAACCGGAAAAACCTTGGGTCACAGAAAGTCGTCCCCATAATTCTATTGAGGCAGGAACCCGTCAAGTCAAGGACAGCGATGGTTACTTTGTCGAGAATGGTATTCGCTTGCACAAAGATTGGTCGTTGGCGATCGCCGTTGATCGAGCCACCCATCAGCAGTTACAAGCCTTACCCCAACCCCTTTCAATGAGACTCGGCGGCGAAGGCCATCGGGTGACCCTCACCTATGAGCCGGCCCTAGATCGGCAATGGCAAACCCTGGAAGCATTGTCCGAGCAAAACAGTAAACAGCAGAAAACGGCGATCGCCTACCTGATGACCCCCGGCATTTTTGAACGAGGACAACAGGGAGTTGCTACCTGTCGCCCCTATCCCTGGGAATGGAAGTTAACCCATAACAACGGCCCCTTTATTTCCATGGCCACTGACCGCGCCGTTCCCATCAGTCCCCGTATCCGAGACCGCAAACGCCATCACGGTAGAAGTATTCCTGGGCCCCAAGTTTTTGCCGCCCCACCGGGAACGCTTTATTACCTTACCCACCCCCAAGGTTTATTCGCCGACCAGGACAATGCTCCCAAACATCTCAAACAAACCCGACAGTTAGGGTATTCCCAACTGTTATGGGTAAACGTTAGAGAGGTTTAA
- a CDS encoding RAMP superfamily CRISPR-associated protein: protein MSKAVEKPKLKSPGSPPKPPASPSKSSPNHGKKVITTKGSGHGGGKKGGGGGHGGGGHGNNQPPSPWLGLDSKDQPVPHKTASFVEYLRWMRELNRNPAQNDKDPTDPTTKVQILQMAMENAKYYDDRLKICNKRTQAIAGEKNTFQVTCPWRIRVGGHRGPESILLPAFDSLGMPYIPSATLRGVARTQAIREVMQSTGKNWKDAEKDPLIVKHFGALDADKADQAGKVVFLDAYPTSGKCLTVDMANNIWSWDGKHLNYSPNPNPFLSLKEPTFLIGLRLVSNCSDPQILTQVKKWLIAGLASGAGSQINTGYGQLLENPKQSPNKPFLEVEFALEGQLIHGYQKPGQWNREKGRFNNGINQAEVRPTAFKSMLRYWFRVFALGVLSPNQVQDLEGKIFGAISPTQSHGLLRVNILNGRVTQKEAQNKNDDAGEIAGILTLSFSPEAPPDTQDFQNLLKNLTWLMFNLGGIGQGARRPCYSRSNRKYAPWWRGSTFILESDPWNDPEESTAQEFAKLFKRRLREFYDSLGAISSVMINANQLQSTGRVNQQNWQDAADTNCKIVIVSGSESHGKCFALAQLHSDQFKVQRGGKLDYDGNLCGQVRGGVKPSPVWIADVGEDYQVVTIFGATASPRLDYLRSLKGAIQVFPLS, encoded by the coding sequence ATGTCAAAAGCAGTAGAAAAACCGAAACTAAAAAGTCCTGGTAGTCCTCCAAAACCGCCAGCTTCTCCATCCAAATCTTCACCAAATCACGGAAAAAAAGTTATTACGACAAAAGGTAGTGGCCATGGTGGGGGTAAAAAAGGGGGTGGCGGCGGTCATGGTGGAGGCGGGCATGGTAACAATCAACCTCCCTCCCCTTGGTTAGGTTTAGACTCTAAAGACCAACCCGTTCCCCATAAAACAGCCTCATTTGTCGAATATCTACGGTGGATGCGTGAACTCAACCGTAATCCGGCTCAGAATGACAAAGATCCAACAGATCCCACAACCAAGGTTCAAATTCTTCAGATGGCAATGGAGAATGCAAAATATTATGACGATCGCCTAAAAATTTGTAATAAACGCACCCAGGCGATCGCCGGAGAAAAGAATACATTTCAAGTGACCTGTCCCTGGCGGATTCGAGTAGGAGGGCACCGAGGGCCAGAAAGTATCTTACTACCGGCCTTTGATTCTTTAGGAATGCCCTATATTCCTTCCGCAACATTGCGAGGAGTTGCGCGGACTCAGGCAATCCGTGAGGTGATGCAAAGCACAGGCAAGAACTGGAAAGATGCCGAAAAAGACCCCTTAATTGTCAAACATTTTGGAGCTTTAGATGCCGATAAAGCAGATCAAGCAGGGAAAGTCGTATTTTTAGATGCTTATCCCACTTCTGGGAAATGCCTGACAGTGGACATGGCAAACAATATTTGGAGCTGGGATGGCAAACATCTTAACTATTCCCCCAATCCCAATCCGTTTTTGTCGCTGAAGGAACCAACCTTTTTAATTGGCTTACGTCTAGTATCTAACTGTTCTGACCCACAAATCCTAACGCAAGTGAAAAAATGGTTAATTGCTGGCTTAGCATCAGGGGCTGGGTCTCAAATAAATACGGGTTATGGACAGCTATTGGAAAATCCCAAGCAATCACCAAATAAACCCTTTTTAGAAGTCGAATTTGCGTTAGAAGGGCAACTCATACATGGTTATCAAAAGCCCGGTCAATGGAATCGTGAAAAGGGGCGTTTTAATAATGGTATTAATCAAGCAGAAGTACGACCAACAGCTTTTAAGTCCATGTTGCGTTACTGGTTCCGGGTATTTGCTCTAGGGGTTCTATCCCCTAATCAAGTTCAAGACTTGGAAGGTAAAATCTTTGGAGCTATTAGTCCTACCCAATCCCATGGATTATTGCGAGTTAATATTCTGAATGGACGTGTTACTCAGAAGGAGGCCCAGAATAAAAATGATGATGCGGGTGAAATTGCAGGAATCTTAACCCTAAGTTTTTCCCCAGAAGCACCACCAGATACTCAAGATTTTCAAAATCTCTTGAAGAATTTGACCTGGCTGATGTTTAATTTAGGCGGCATTGGACAGGGAGCAAGGCGACCATGTTATTCACGAAGTAATCGTAAATATGCCCCTTGGTGGCGAGGTTCGACTTTTATCTTAGAATCAGATCCTTGGAATGATCCAGAAGAATCCACTGCCCAGGAGTTTGCCAAACTTTTCAAGCGGCGTTTAAGAGAATTTTATGACTCATTGGGAGCAATTAGTAGTGTGATGATTAACGCGAATCAGTTGCAAAGCACAGGTAGAGTCAACCAACAAAACTGGCAAGATGCGGCAGATACAAACTGTAAAATTGTCATTGTCTCTGGTAGTGAAAGCCATGGCAAATGTTTTGCATTAGCTCAATTACATAGCGATCAATTTAAGGTTCAACGCGGTGGCAAACTAGATTATGATGGCAATCTTTGCG
- the cas10 gene encoding type III-B CRISPR-associated protein Cas10/Cmr2, which yields MSEVYWQAKIWGLLHDPALKALHNNSSGRGENSFWQTLSVMQNWVENGFDPETSSKTIFKQIKAADFIASASDRGAIGAIPTAVNYDKQGLELSHLLSGQKHYLKLGASTHQQLLDNRRNFLAQKEQMLASLLPTSIEDDPKKVFWWLWRCLPEATCQLFGDETLHLMPAETRFPDSSIWSHASMTAALAGALTGYDLTLENLQKNWSGEKPHAYLAVFTFSPVQELIKASRKIKDFWAGSWVLHYLSAKVCWELAQQYGPDCFLYPSLYGQPLIDHWLLEKYADYGFDQWIDKPGDRQLLTAGFPNVIMLVLPKEKAAAAMQSAKNHLLTAWRDIADQVFEELQQRHWQKNLSKTDPTWKHWLDAQWQTYWSAMAIGAEGEALKSGAMIQKEGTKDIAEKEKSLEEWIQLQNKAFQSQPALFSEEEQAFQTAAAQKRLNNQGRLFSVNVGSWWADIFGQTRFALNAIKNARNWKLPTAFGPRSTISGMGPVVHPQSSQHQRDWVTEGETQNYWQRQAGLFDGSEQLNATETVKRGLEKVLAKILNLKNEEEEILKIIAASYPDLTSGVAGYLHTGNDLDRQQFDQACQTILDEFPWAGDVIKGMKTKWGIPLMDKKPQKYHPRLLNAGWLVEDVETKELQQLQDELKKAKQAQDNQEITQIQKKISQIKIQYRQDLQSCLDRLFPKNNPASWYLLAAGDGDGMSEWLKGSKMKPYADYFPQALTVPEDLQATFQPFSTKPKRMGPATHNALSRALLDFSNQLAPYLTEKRYAGRLIYSGGDDVLAYTNLWEWDSWLWDIRQAFRGAEDEQGEFDNTGHYWRLKDPYEGFPKRPLFTMGNEATISFGIVMAHHSVPLAIALENLWEAEEGAKEHEYDLDGKPEGKDAVQVRVLYGNGNVLKATCKFETFQQWQALVNIEKLDASTYETAATLLEQHPIPVDDAISPWVNAFVERRSNLTDNEKTTLRSRLACFFIKLWQTTNHTKDNEWEKEAKNWLKVAAFVKRNRQII from the coding sequence GTGTCTGAAGTCTATTGGCAAGCAAAAATTTGGGGGTTACTCCATGATCCAGCATTGAAAGCTTTGCATAATAACTCCAGTGGCCGTGGTGAGAATAGCTTTTGGCAAACTTTGTCTGTTATGCAAAATTGGGTTGAAAATGGGTTCGACCCCGAAACTAGCAGCAAAACAATTTTTAAACAGATAAAAGCGGCAGATTTTATTGCATCAGCCAGTGACCGAGGGGCGATCGGAGCAATCCCAACTGCCGTTAACTATGACAAGCAGGGATTAGAACTGAGTCATTTATTATCCGGACAAAAACACTATTTAAAGCTTGGAGCATCAACGCATCAACAACTACTCGACAATCGCCGAAATTTTCTAGCTCAAAAAGAACAAATGTTGGCTAGTTTATTGCCCACCTCGATTGAAGATGATCCTAAAAAAGTGTTCTGGTGGCTATGGCGTTGTTTGCCCGAAGCCACTTGTCAGCTTTTTGGGGATGAAACGTTACATCTTATGCCAGCGGAAACCCGCTTTCCCGATAGTTCTATCTGGAGCCATGCCAGCATGACCGCCGCATTAGCCGGGGCACTGACTGGCTATGATTTAACCTTAGAGAATTTACAGAAAAATTGGTCGGGGGAAAAACCCCATGCCTATCTGGCGGTATTTACCTTTAGCCCTGTGCAAGAACTGATTAAAGCAAGCCGTAAGATAAAAGACTTTTGGGCTGGATCTTGGGTTTTACATTATCTATCCGCCAAGGTCTGTTGGGAATTGGCCCAGCAATATGGCCCCGATTGTTTCCTCTATCCCAGTCTTTATGGTCAACCGCTCATTGATCACTGGTTACTAGAAAAATATGCTGATTATGGGTTCGATCAGTGGATTGATAAACCCGGCGATCGCCAATTATTGACGGCGGGGTTTCCTAATGTGATCATGTTAGTGCTGCCGAAAGAGAAAGCGGCGGCAGCCATGCAATCGGCCAAAAATCATCTCCTGACAGCTTGGCGAGATATTGCCGATCAGGTCTTTGAAGAATTACAACAACGTCATTGGCAAAAGAATTTAAGCAAAACCGATCCGACTTGGAAGCATTGGCTGGATGCCCAGTGGCAGACCTATTGGAGTGCCATGGCGATCGGGGCAGAGGGAGAAGCCCTAAAAAGTGGGGCAATGATCCAGAAAGAAGGAACTAAAGATATTGCAGAAAAGGAAAAAAGCTTAGAAGAGTGGATTCAACTGCAAAATAAAGCATTCCAATCCCAGCCAGCCCTCTTTTCCGAGGAAGAACAAGCATTTCAGACGGCTGCTGCTCAAAAACGTCTCAATAATCAAGGGCGTCTGTTTAGCGTCAATGTGGGCTCCTGGTGGGCGGATATTTTTGGTCAAACCCGCTTTGCCTTAAACGCCATTAAAAATGCCCGCAATTGGAAATTACCCACCGCTTTTGGCCCCCGGTCAACCATTTCTGGCATGGGACCAGTGGTGCATCCCCAATCCTCCCAGCATCAAAGGGATTGGGTCACAGAAGGAGAAACCCAAAACTATTGGCAACGTCAAGCCGGTTTATTTGACGGCAGTGAACAATTGAATGCTACGGAAACCGTTAAACGAGGCTTGGAAAAAGTTTTAGCCAAAATACTCAATCTTAAAAATGAGGAGGAGGAAATACTCAAGATTATTGCCGCTTCCTATCCTGATTTAACCTCTGGCGTTGCAGGTTATCTTCACACAGGCAACGATCTTGATCGTCAACAATTTGATCAGGCTTGTCAAACGATCCTAGATGAGTTTCCCTGGGCGGGAGATGTAATTAAGGGTATGAAAACCAAGTGGGGAATTCCACTAATGGATAAAAAGCCCCAAAAATATCATCCCCGGTTATTGAATGCAGGTTGGCTTGTGGAAGATGTAGAAACGAAGGAATTACAGCAACTTCAAGACGAATTAAAAAAAGCGAAACAGGCCCAAGATAATCAAGAAATCACACAAATACAGAAAAAAATTAGCCAGATTAAAATTCAATATCGACAGGATTTACAGAGTTGTCTTGATCGATTGTTTCCGAAAAATAACCCAGCAAGTTGGTATCTCTTGGCCGCCGGGGACGGAGATGGGATGAGTGAATGGTTGAAGGGGAGCAAGATGAAACCCTACGCCGATTACTTCCCCCAGGCCCTAACCGTACCGGAAGATTTACAAGCTACTTTTCAACCGTTCAGTACGAAACCGAAGCGCATGGGGCCCGCCACCCACAATGCCCTCAGTCGAGCGTTACTGGATTTTTCCAACCAATTAGCCCCCTACTTAACCGAAAAACGTTATGCCGGACGGTTAATTTATAGCGGTGGAGATGATGTGCTGGCCTACACCAATCTCTGGGAATGGGATAGTTGGCTCTGGGATATTCGTCAGGCTTTTCGGGGTGCTGAGGATGAGCAAGGGGAATTCGATAACACGGGTCACTATTGGCGCTTAAAAGACCCCTATGAAGGCTTTCCCAAACGACCCCTCTTTACCATGGGTAATGAAGCCACCATTAGTTTTGGCATTGTCATGGCGCACCATTCCGTTCCTCTGGCGATCGCCCTAGAAAATCTCTGGGAGGCAGAAGAAGGCGCAAAGGAGCATGAATATGACCTTGATGGTAAACCTGAAGGCAAAGATGCTGTGCAAGTCCGGGTACTTTATGGCAATGGCAATGTCCTTAAAGCCACCTGTAAGTTTGAGACATTCCAACAATGGCAAGCCTTAGTCAACATTGAAAAACTAGACGCCTCCACCTACGAAACAGCAGCCACCCTATTAGAACAACATCCCATTCCTGTTGATGACGCAATTTCACCATGGGTCAATGCGTTTGTAGAACGGCGCAGTAACCTCACTGACAACGAGAAGACAACCCTACGGTCTCGTTTAGCATGTTTTTTCATCAAACTATGGCAAACCACTAATCACACCAAGGATAATGAATGGGAAAAAGAAGCTAAGAACTGGCTCAAAGTCGCTGCTTTTGTCAAACGAAATCGTCAAATTATCTAG
- the cmr4 gene encoding type III-B CRISPR module RAMP protein Cmr4, which translates to MNIQHFYLLAPLHTGGTTQEGNLLGIARESHTNYPYIPSSSIRGKIRSLATNPVTKIDLFGPELNSPESKEYEAETGKKIDQLSQGSIWIGDGSLLWIPIPSLSHGVIWISCPLLLNRYARVANVTPQTSIVPYLCNFQQANEKVYLKDAIFEPSDLTQWQHWQQFIPTQLNAAIERVLVLPDQHCATVIQMGLWRQVKIKLDQHKTVDGGFRYEEAIPPDTLMYFPWGTTSQTSNTSQAETDFNSLLTQHQILQIGGQESLGRGFVECF; encoded by the coding sequence ATGAATATTCAGCACTTCTATCTTCTCGCTCCCCTGCATACTGGCGGCACAACTCAAGAAGGAAATTTACTCGGTATTGCTCGTGAATCCCACACCAATTACCCTTACATTCCTTCGAGTAGCATCAGGGGTAAAATTCGCTCTTTAGCAACGAATCCTGTCACAAAAATTGACTTATTCGGGCCAGAACTAAACTCCCCAGAAAGTAAAGAATATGAAGCCGAAACAGGTAAAAAGATTGATCAATTAAGTCAAGGCAGTATTTGGATTGGTGATGGCTCTTTGTTGTGGATTCCCATTCCCTCCCTCAGCCATGGGGTGATTTGGATTAGTTGCCCCTTATTGCTCAATCGCTATGCTCGGGTGGCTAACGTTACGCCTCAAACGTCTATCGTCCCTTACCTCTGTAATTTTCAGCAGGCCAACGAGAAAGTTTATTTAAAAGATGCCATTTTTGAGCCATCTGATTTAACCCAATGGCAACACTGGCAACAATTTATCCCGACTCAACTCAATGCGGCGATCGAACGGGTTTTAGTCTTACCGGATCAACACTGTGCCACGGTGATTCAAATGGGACTCTGGCGACAGGTCAAAATCAAGCTGGATCAGCATAAAACCGTTGATGGAGGCTTTCGCTATGAAGAAGCTATTCCCCCTGATACCTTGATGTATTTTCCTTGGGGGACAACTTCCCAAACAAGTAATACCAGTCAGGCAGAAACAGACTTTAACAGCCTACTAACCCAACATCAAATTCTTCAAATTGGTGGACAAGAAAGCTTAGGACGGGGTTTTGTTGAGTGTTTCTAG